The following are encoded together in the Phyllopteryx taeniolatus isolate TA_2022b chromosome 21, UOR_Ptae_1.2, whole genome shotgun sequence genome:
- the pag1 gene encoding phosphoprotein associated with glycosphingolipid-enriched microdomains 1: MAPLLTGVWWGPEAAVVGAGGRAAAWLCGAHLVPVVALSALAALVLVSVLLLLCTSCRGQKKAATGHPAGDRVDLMDATSDKETISQSADSPVTDVCVSGSRNGPFTSGTILTDTQASSPQPSEEMASSQSENRSSKCPRGRELPSIPPSSSLVRDAVPPTSGDSTYEVVKDMSTASRDVSVEDSLYETVKDLKDPPKKLRLPNGTASLSPKHAPPPPPPLVNGHAGVPAGSPGTPEYASVDRNKKSRFSADLEAKRRSEVGGVPSPGAKEEPEDMPPPLPEKVLDENDNQPMLMNGHAGPELHNGKTCEYSSVDRTTTGDGSVTCEDKEHDYSSIAELKGLIPAGSSGDLYASVRDVYAQPAGDGADPGYESIRIPKTGGSSNEERKEGIGADGSEPDYESVGELGLGREMSRL, translated from the exons ATGGCGCCGCTGCTGACTGGCGTGTGGTGGGGGCCGGAGGCCGCCGTGGTCGGGGCGGGGGGCCGGGCGGCGGCCTGGCTGTGCGGCGCGCATCTGGTCCCGGTGGTCGCCCTCAGCGCCCTGGCCGCCCTGGTGCTGGTGTCTGTTTTACTGCTGCTGTGCACAAGCTGCCGTGG ACAGAAGAAAGCAGCCACTGGGCATCCAGCAGGAGACCGGGTGGACCTCATGGATGcg ACATCGGATAAAGAGACCATCAGCCAATCGGCCGACAGTCCGGTGACGGACGTTTGCGTCAGCGGCTCTCGCAACGGACCTTTTACCAGCGGTACAA TCCTCACAGACACACAAGCCAGCAGCCCTCAGCCGTCAGAGGAGATGGCttccagccaatcggagaacaGGTCCTCCAAGTGTCCGCGGGGCCGCGAGCTGCCCAGCATCCCGCCCAGCAGCTCCCTGGTCAGGGACGCCGTCCCCCCGACCTCGGGGGACAGCACCTATGAG GTTGTGAAAGACATGTCGACAGCGTCTCGAGACGTCAGCGTGGAGGACTCGCTCTACGAGACAGTCAAGGATCTCAAAGACCCCCCGAAGAAGCTGCGCCTCCCCAACGGTACCGCCAGCCTGTCTCCCAAGCAcgccccccctcctcctccgcccCTCGTCAACGGCCACGCGGGCGTTCCCGCGGGCAGCCCCGGGACGCCCGAGTACGCCTCGGTGGACCGCAACAAGAAGAGCCGCTTCAGCGCGGACCTGGAGGCCAAGCGGCGTTCCGAAGTCGGCGGAGTTCCGTCTCCCGGGGCCAAGGAAGAACCTGAGGATATGCCGCCGCCGCTACCGGAGAAGGTTCTGGATGAAAACGACAACCAGCCCATGCTGATGAACGGGCACGCCGGGCCGGAGCTGCACAACGGGAAG ACTTGCGAGTACTCCTCTGTGGACAGAACAACCACGGGGGACGGCAGCGTGACCTGTGAGGACAAGGAGCACGACTACAGCAGCATTGCCGAGCTCAAAGGTCTGATCCCGGCCGGGTCTTCTGGGGACCTGTACGCCAGCGTGAGGGACGTCTACGCCCAGCCGGCGGGGGATGGCGCCGACCCGGGCTACGAGAGCATCCGGATCCCAAAGACTGGCGGCAGCTCGAACGAGGAGCGCAAGGAGGGGATCGGGGCGGACGGTTCGGAACCCGACTACGAGAGCGTGGGGGAGTTGGGTCTGGGTCGGGAAATGTCTCGTCTTTGA